The Streptomyces aurantiacus genome includes a region encoding these proteins:
- a CDS encoding HGxxPAAW family protein: protein MSEHHHDEGHTLAGWTGFATAAAGTSVAGAGMCLGSAAGIWLGLGVVALSALVTWGLHLAGWGKPPGIRPVAERGWRVRDRAARLGHPGCVGCRLAGRGHRSATATATATGKGKATGKGKATATATGKATGTESTVDSPGPAVSVGLYSRE, encoded by the coding sequence ATGAGTGAGCATCACCACGACGAAGGGCACACCCTCGCCGGGTGGACCGGGTTCGCGACAGCCGCGGCGGGGACGTCGGTGGCCGGGGCGGGGATGTGTCTGGGGTCGGCGGCCGGGATCTGGCTGGGACTCGGGGTCGTGGCGCTGAGTGCGCTGGTGACCTGGGGACTGCATCTGGCGGGGTGGGGCAAGCCGCCCGGGATCCGGCCGGTCGCCGAGCGGGGGTGGCGGGTGCGGGATCGTGCCGCGCGGCTCGGTCATCCCGGATGCGTCGGGTGCCGATTGGCCGGGCGGGGGCATCGTTCGGCGACGGCGACGGCGACGGCGACGGGGAAGGGGAAGGCGACGGGGAAGGGGAAGGCGACGGCGACGGCGACGGGGAAGGCGACGGGGACGGAGTCAACGGTGGACAGTCCTGGCCCCGCTGTCAGTGTCGGCCTCTACTCTCGTGAGTGA
- a CDS encoding MarR family winged helix-turn-helix transcriptional regulator translates to MADSEKVDGHEPDHGASGTPRPPATPTETLSAMDHVIATSMVAQQEMAQRLNLNVSDLTCFGYVLEAGEELPTAGDLASRLHVTTGAMTGIVNRLERAGYVTRRPDPADRRRVRIAATPAAVARVTALYGPYYARLAEQFGAYSPAEIAVLNDWFTRTGKLMTDYLDEVRQNPSP, encoded by the coding sequence ATGGCGGACAGCGAGAAGGTGGACGGCCATGAGCCGGACCACGGGGCGAGCGGCACCCCCCGCCCCCCGGCCACGCCGACGGAAACCCTGTCGGCGATGGACCACGTCATCGCCACCAGCATGGTCGCCCAGCAGGAGATGGCGCAGCGCCTGAACCTGAACGTCTCCGACCTGACCTGCTTCGGCTATGTCCTGGAGGCCGGCGAGGAACTCCCCACCGCGGGCGACCTGGCGAGCCGCCTCCACGTCACGACGGGCGCGATGACCGGCATCGTCAACCGCCTGGAACGCGCGGGCTACGTGACGCGCCGCCCGGACCCGGCCGACCGCCGCCGCGTACGCATCGCGGCGACGCCCGCCGCGGTCGCCCGCGTCACCGCTCTCTACGGCCCCTACTACGCCCGCCTGGCCGAGCAGTTCGGCGCCTACTCCCCCGCGGAGATCGCGGTCCTGAACGACTGGTTCACCAGGACGGGCAAGCTCATGACCGACTACCTGGACGAGGTCCGCCAGAACCCGTCACCGTGA
- a CDS encoding PAS domain-containing protein, which translates to MSSRPSRGAARLAAILDALPDALVLVNANGTVVNANTIALEAFETPGTALVGRGLLDLLPQFDSRLIPGTMRRPETVDESGRTRPTRMIARRTDGSEFPVEVTSAHLENGQQAYDGYGYTADELLMIVVRDLSGTVDTEAELARSQRQTEMILRAAAEGVVGTDTEGRVVLVNPAAAQILGFRASDLGGQELHPLMLHSRADGEPFPYEESPLADTLRSGRKHRVRGQVLWSKSGDKVPVDLTTAPVRDGDQLVGAVMTFTDRRPYDALAEEKDAEAARHQEELAQASEAHAEELASLREEHARALGELREQHEEELAAGDDRYAALAEREKDSYEALAARHEQLLAVLGRSLRGPLDQLRGELATLAADDAGQLWPEANQVLHHLSAGYSRITTLVDNVLAYQRLDSGSESVTRTKVMLDAVVSAGVDGAVELIGPGRVQFAVHAPPIEAEVDPQRLATALAHLIADVAGVDSTGNSPVSAGGYMDNTVVVAAAQRGEGVRIEVRGPYTGGDPVHEPIVRGIVRAHGGVLQTHEVPGMSGSAFVLEVPIGGGAGSVPAVGQGGDADVDSGPGPGGAPNGAPALGAGSGEAGSALALPEQASSQGGGRRRARRASVDAFLESEVGPPTETAVPTGRRRRAGGDGEQPALPAQVSAVAADEGGVEENGGSGRRRGRPSPAEGGGVSEGGGVSEGAVVTAAEHAAGTAATGLGATVPPQGMPAPAGGRRARRDGERQALPAALPAAPSPAPDASTGGGGGGDTGGAQPTGRRRRALAAAAERAAAQESGPRAVFALPPAEADRSPEYAAQAAQYAQTHGQAPAQSADGRHDVALHDPADDHTPPQPHPVQAPSGRRRARQSSGEGDVAAGGAPGVPGQPVPAQAAHPSPPVPGAPGTAGAPGQAVPVPGQGIPGQGLPVQGAPGQMVPGPGMPGQPGSVQNDPAQQPMPGQLPPAQAVPAEGAPAQPFPGQAAPLPAQGAPGHTAPAAVPTAGQTVPPQGLPQQGMPGQALPPQESAAGQALPPQAAPGQLAPAGLAGPAAGSVPEGSAGQGAVPVPSAPTQGTPEAAQPQAQPQAQVPQAPAAEAPTGNAAASAQPWAGAADPSGAGMPVQPEAAAAAQSWTGSAEVAAAPEPAVAPEQPRVAQPLPAEAAAPPVDPNSTQGRAISVRTLGQGVPFGRRMIDAQQPRPGRAAVPAPQAQAQMQAQAQPAAQAGAVPQPQAPTPPPHSTNGSGRRRKLGTRPEPVAEQTDTGARQHPQTGGQQSRLAHTTEGTGRSYAIGAPDENADEGPEPLDGPGGAVEVANQPHPQPMDDELPPEPLDNPRRLLVWPAPDITTQQALSDRGYRPVIVHSREEVDAQIAAFPAALFVDPLTGPITRTALQSLRQAAVAAEVPVLVTAGLGLATREAAYGADPAVLLKALAPRDSEQHPPRVLLIEEHAEIALALTSTLERRGMQVARASSDADAVTLAGQMRPNLVVMDLMQVRRRRAGIVDWLRANGQLNRTPLVVYTAAVDQTELPRLAAGETVLFLAERSTSAEVQDRIVDLLARIGTN; encoded by the coding sequence GTGAGCAGCAGGCCATCCCGAGGCGCTGCTCGCCTCGCAGCCATACTCGACGCGCTACCCGACGCGTTGGTGCTGGTCAACGCCAACGGAACGGTCGTCAACGCCAACACCATCGCCCTGGAGGCCTTCGAGACCCCGGGCACGGCTCTCGTGGGGCGCGGGCTGCTCGACCTGCTGCCGCAGTTCGACTCCCGGCTCATCCCCGGCACGATGCGGCGCCCCGAGACCGTCGACGAGAGCGGCCGCACCCGGCCGACCCGGATGATCGCCCGCCGCACCGACGGCAGCGAGTTCCCGGTCGAGGTCACGAGCGCGCATCTGGAGAACGGGCAGCAGGCGTACGACGGTTACGGATACACCGCCGACGAACTGCTGATGATCGTCGTACGGGATCTCTCCGGCACCGTCGACACCGAGGCGGAACTCGCGCGTTCGCAGCGCCAGACGGAGATGATCCTGCGTGCCGCCGCCGAGGGCGTCGTGGGCACGGACACCGAGGGACGGGTCGTCCTCGTCAACCCCGCCGCCGCGCAGATACTCGGTTTCCGGGCCAGCGACCTCGGCGGGCAGGAGCTGCACCCGCTGATGCTGCACTCCCGCGCGGACGGCGAGCCCTTCCCGTACGAGGAGTCGCCGCTCGCCGACACCCTGCGCTCCGGGCGCAAGCACCGGGTGCGCGGGCAGGTGCTGTGGTCCAAGAGCGGCGACAAGGTGCCGGTCGACCTGACCACCGCACCGGTGCGGGACGGGGACCAACTCGTCGGGGCCGTGATGACCTTCACGGACCGGCGGCCGTACGACGCGCTCGCCGAGGAGAAGGACGCCGAGGCCGCGCGCCATCAGGAGGAACTCGCGCAGGCCTCCGAAGCGCACGCCGAGGAGCTGGCCTCGCTCCGGGAGGAGCACGCGCGGGCACTCGGCGAGCTCCGCGAGCAGCACGAGGAGGAGCTGGCCGCCGGAGACGACCGGTACGCGGCCCTCGCCGAGCGCGAGAAGGACAGCTACGAAGCACTGGCCGCACGGCACGAGCAGCTTCTCGCCGTTCTGGGGCGCTCCCTGCGCGGGCCGCTCGACCAGCTGCGCGGCGAACTCGCCACCCTCGCCGCGGACGACGCCGGGCAGCTGTGGCCCGAGGCCAACCAGGTGCTGCATCACCTGTCGGCCGGCTACTCGCGCATCACCACCCTCGTCGACAACGTGCTCGCGTACCAGCGCCTCGACTCGGGATCCGAGAGCGTCACCCGTACGAAAGTGATGCTGGACGCGGTCGTCTCCGCCGGGGTCGACGGGGCGGTCGAGCTGATCGGGCCCGGACGGGTGCAGTTCGCCGTGCACGCGCCGCCCATCGAGGCCGAGGTCGACCCGCAGCGGCTCGCCACCGCCCTCGCGCATCTCATCGCGGACGTCGCGGGCGTCGACTCCACGGGCAACTCGCCGGTCTCGGCCGGCGGCTACATGGACAACACGGTCGTCGTCGCGGCCGCGCAGCGCGGTGAGGGCGTACGGATCGAGGTGCGCGGGCCGTACACCGGGGGAGACCCGGTACATGAGCCGATCGTCCGCGGGATCGTGCGCGCGCACGGCGGTGTGCTGCAGACGCACGAGGTCCCCGGGATGAGCGGCAGCGCGTTCGTCCTCGAAGTGCCCATCGGGGGCGGGGCCGGGTCGGTTCCGGCCGTCGGCCAGGGTGGCGACGCGGATGTGGATTCCGGTCCGGGGCCGGGCGGGGCGCCGAACGGCGCTCCGGCGTTGGGAGCGGGCTCCGGTGAGGCCGGCTCCGCACTCGCCCTGCCCGAGCAGGCTTCATCGCAGGGCGGCGGGCGGCGGCGGGCCCGGCGCGCCTCCGTCGACGCGTTCCTGGAGAGCGAGGTCGGCCCCCCGACGGAGACGGCTGTGCCCACCGGCCGGCGCAGGCGCGCCGGAGGGGACGGGGAACAGCCGGCGCTTCCGGCTCAGGTCTCCGCCGTAGCCGCGGACGAGGGCGGCGTCGAGGAGAACGGCGGATCGGGTCGGCGGCGTGGGCGGCCGAGTCCCGCCGAAGGCGGTGGCGTCTCCGAGGGCGGTGGCGTCTCCGAGGGTGCGGTCGTGACCGCCGCCGAGCACGCTGCCGGTACCGCGGCGACGGGGCTCGGGGCGACCGTGCCTCCGCAGGGCATGCCCGCGCCCGCCGGCGGGCGGCGTGCGCGACGGGACGGCGAACGGCAGGCCCTGCCCGCCGCGCTGCCCGCGGCCCCCTCTCCCGCTCCGGACGCGAGTACGGGTGGAGGTGGGGGTGGAGACACCGGCGGCGCCCAGCCCACCGGGCGGCGTCGGCGTGCGCTGGCCGCCGCGGCGGAGCGTGCGGCGGCCCAGGAGTCGGGACCGCGCGCGGTGTTCGCGCTGCCGCCGGCCGAGGCGGACCGCTCTCCCGAATACGCGGCCCAGGCGGCCCAGTACGCCCAGACCCACGGTCAGGCGCCCGCCCAGTCGGCAGACGGACGCCACGACGTGGCCCTGCACGATCCTGCCGACGATCACACGCCGCCCCAGCCGCATCCGGTGCAGGCCCCCAGCGGGCGGCGGCGGGCCCGGCAGAGCTCGGGTGAAGGCGATGTCGCGGCCGGTGGAGCACCGGGGGTTCCCGGTCAGCCGGTTCCGGCGCAGGCTGCTCACCCCTCCCCGCCGGTGCCGGGTGCGCCCGGTACCGCCGGTGCGCCCGGCCAGGCCGTGCCCGTTCCCGGGCAAGGGATCCCCGGGCAGGGACTCCCCGTTCAGGGTGCTCCCGGCCAGATGGTTCCCGGGCCGGGAATGCCTGGACAGCCGGGCTCCGTTCAGAATGATCCCGCGCAGCAGCCCATGCCGGGGCAGCTGCCCCCCGCGCAGGCCGTACCCGCGGAGGGCGCGCCCGCTCAGCCCTTCCCCGGGCAGGCCGCGCCCCTGCCTGCTCAGGGAGCCCCGGGTCACACCGCTCCCGCGGCCGTTCCCACCGCAGGGCAGACCGTTCCTCCGCAGGGCCTGCCCCAGCAGGGCATGCCTGGCCAGGCGCTCCCTCCGCAGGAGTCCGCCGCCGGTCAGGCGCTCCCTCCGCAGGCCGCCCCCGGGCAGCTGGCCCCCGCCGGTCTCGCAGGCCCCGCAGCGGGTTCCGTACCCGAGGGCTCCGCGGGCCAGGGCGCGGTCCCGGTGCCCTCCGCGCCGACCCAGGGCACTCCTGAGGCCGCGCAGCCGCAAGCTCAGCCCCAAGCCCAGGTGCCTCAGGCGCCTGCGGCCGAGGCACCGACCGGGAACGCAGCCGCGTCCGCTCAGCCGTGGGCCGGCGCGGCCGATCCCTCCGGCGCCGGTATGCCCGTGCAGCCGGAGGCCGCCGCGGCGGCCCAGTCGTGGACAGGCTCGGCCGAGGTGGCAGCCGCTCCGGAGCCCGCAGTGGCCCCTGAGCAGCCGCGTGTCGCGCAGCCCCTTCCCGCCGAGGCAGCGGCGCCGCCCGTCGACCCCAACTCGACCCAGGGCCGGGCGATCAGCGTCCGTACGCTCGGACAGGGCGTCCCGTTCGGCCGCCGCATGATCGACGCCCAGCAGCCCAGGCCGGGCCGGGCGGCCGTTCCCGCACCGCAGGCGCAGGCTCAGATGCAGGCGCAAGCCCAGCCCGCCGCGCAGGCGGGAGCCGTGCCGCAGCCCCAGGCGCCCACGCCTCCCCCGCACTCGACCAACGGCTCCGGGCGGCGCCGTAAGCTCGGCACCCGCCCCGAGCCCGTCGCCGAGCAGACGGACACCGGGGCGCGCCAGCACCCGCAGACCGGAGGGCAGCAGTCCCGGCTCGCCCACACCACCGAGGGCACCGGCCGGTCGTACGCCATAGGAGCCCCGGACGAGAACGCCGACGAGGGCCCCGAGCCGCTCGACGGACCGGGCGGCGCGGTAGAGGTCGCGAACCAGCCGCACCCTCAGCCGATGGACGACGAGCTGCCCCCTGAGCCGCTGGACAACCCGCGCCGGCTGCTGGTGTGGCCCGCGCCGGACATCACGACCCAGCAGGCACTGAGCGACCGCGGCTACCGGCCCGTCATCGTGCACTCGCGCGAGGAGGTCGACGCGCAGATCGCCGCCTTCCCGGCCGCGCTCTTCGTGGACCCACTCACCGGCCCGATCACCCGCACGGCGCTCCAGTCGCTGCGTCAGGCCGCCGTCGCCGCCGAGGTGCCGGTCCTGGTGACGGCGGGTCTCGGCCTGGCGACACGCGAGGCGGCATACGGCGCCGACCCGGCCGTACTCCTCAAGGCGTTGGCTCCGCGCGACAGCGAGCAGCACCCGCCGCGGGTACTCCTCATCGAGGAGCACGCGGAGATCGCGCTCGCGCTGACCTCGACGCTGGAGCGGCGCGGGATGCAGGTCGCGCGAGCCTCGTCCGACGCGGACGCGGTCACGCTGGCCGGGCAGATGCGGCCGAACCTGGTGGTGATGGACCTGATGCAGGTGCGTCGCCGACGCGCCGGGATCGTCGACTGGCTGCGCGCGAACGGACAGTTGAACCGCACCCCGCTCGTCGTCTACACCGCCGCCGTCGACCAGACCGAGTTGCCGCGGCTCGCCGCGGGGGAGACGGTGCTGTTCCTCGCCGAGCGATCGACGAGCGCCGAGGTGCAGGACCGGATCGTGGACCTGCTGGCCCGGATCGGCACCAACTGA
- a CDS encoding outer membrane protein assembly factor BamB family protein, which translates to MRENPVFVALVIVLLMLPVLFFIRWYENRDVVTGAQGPFPAAFGPEAPVAPEHVMHRKSGFDVLVHGLSVSSTPDGIRVVNLRTGKEYWRYERQDTDSVLMSFDVSERTVVIAYWDSILVGVDLRTGRQLWREELGYADGFRNVSLGAGQALTAAPGAVRAFDERDGRSLWTVRTPRSCAEVSVHAVYALPDHVSAVPVRCNMSSTATEKEEHYLLLGVDNRTGEALWQRRISDPGRAVLGDTHTLAAPPPDLDNSSAVQLLDLSREGAVPSAEIDTKAWNPVGAGDGTVLLATDAGGDGAADHDTVLHAYDIEDGHLTWRLKAPTGQEYGSGVIADGRVYLVRQPLLNRSNVGDRVREAELLVLDADTGRTLHTLRLPAMRVPYDDVHFMKLDVHQVTDGALSLSWRELSTDEQLVITD; encoded by the coding sequence ATGCGCGAGAACCCGGTGTTCGTGGCACTCGTCATCGTGTTGCTCATGCTCCCGGTGCTCTTCTTCATCCGTTGGTACGAGAACCGTGACGTGGTCACCGGCGCACAGGGGCCCTTCCCTGCGGCGTTCGGTCCCGAGGCACCGGTCGCACCCGAACACGTCATGCACCGGAAGAGCGGCTTCGACGTCCTGGTGCACGGCCTTTCCGTGTCGTCGACGCCGGACGGCATACGGGTGGTGAACCTGCGGACCGGCAAGGAGTACTGGCGCTACGAGCGACAGGACACGGACTCCGTCCTGATGTCGTTCGACGTGTCGGAGCGCACCGTGGTGATCGCCTACTGGGACAGCATCCTGGTCGGAGTCGATCTGCGCACCGGCAGGCAGCTGTGGCGTGAGGAACTCGGATACGCCGATGGCTTCCGCAATGTGAGCCTCGGCGCCGGCCAGGCCCTGACCGCGGCGCCCGGCGCCGTGCGCGCCTTCGACGAGCGCGACGGCCGCAGCCTGTGGACGGTGAGGACACCCAGGTCCTGCGCCGAAGTGAGCGTCCACGCCGTGTACGCCCTGCCGGACCACGTGAGCGCGGTCCCCGTGCGGTGCAACATGTCGAGTACCGCCACGGAGAAGGAGGAGCACTACCTGCTGCTCGGCGTCGACAACCGGACGGGGGAGGCCCTCTGGCAGCGTCGCATCAGTGACCCCGGCCGGGCGGTCCTGGGCGACACGCACACGCTGGCCGCCCCGCCACCGGACCTGGACAACTCATCGGCGGTCCAGCTGCTCGACCTGAGCCGGGAGGGGGCCGTTCCGAGCGCCGAAATCGACACCAAGGCCTGGAATCCGGTCGGAGCGGGCGATGGCACCGTGCTGCTGGCCACCGACGCCGGGGGCGACGGCGCCGCCGACCACGACACCGTCCTGCACGCCTACGACATCGAGGACGGCCACCTCACCTGGCGGCTCAAGGCACCGACCGGCCAGGAGTACGGCTCCGGCGTGATCGCCGACGGCCGGGTGTACCTCGTGCGTCAGCCGCTCCTGAACAGGTCGAACGTCGGCGACCGGGTCCGGGAGGCCGAGCTGCTCGTCCTCGACGCGGACACCGGACGCACACTCCACACCCTGCGCCTGCCGGCCATGCGCGTGCCCTACGACGACGTCCACTTCATGAAACTCGACGTCCATCAGGTCACCGACGGAGCACTCAGTCTCTCCTGGCGGGAACTGTCGACCGACGAGCAACTCGTCATCACCGACTGA
- a CDS encoding SSI family serine proteinase inhibitor → MLRRLALTVVTSAASLAALSAAPPAAYAESLPFMPPPVSGADDADRLTVTVSRAGGGLDGTFELDCHPVGGSHPDARAACEQLDQKTSWGRSPFAPAQEGGMCTMQYGGPATARVTGTWAGRPVDATYQRGDGCEIARWDALVPVLPELSA, encoded by the coding sequence ATGCTGCGCCGCCTCGCCCTCACCGTCGTCACGTCCGCCGCGTCCCTCGCCGCGCTGTCCGCGGCGCCGCCGGCCGCGTACGCCGAGTCGCTGCCCTTCATGCCGCCGCCGGTGAGCGGGGCGGACGACGCCGATCGCCTCACCGTGACGGTGAGCAGGGCGGGCGGCGGCCTGGACGGGACGTTCGAGCTCGACTGCCATCCGGTGGGCGGCAGCCACCCCGATGCCCGGGCCGCCTGCGAACAGTTGGACCAGAAGACCTCGTGGGGCAGGAGCCCGTTCGCCCCGGCGCAGGAGGGCGGGATGTGCACGATGCAGTACGGCGGTCCTGCCACCGCGCGGGTCACGGGCACCTGGGCCGGCCGCCCCGTCGACGCGACGTATCAGCGGGGTGACGGATGCGAGATCGCGCGCTGGGACGCGCTCGTGCCCGTCCTTCCGGAACTGAGCGCGTAG
- a CDS encoding DUF2797 domain-containing protein produces the protein MAHVWKCRGLRWDGREPVLTWDGGRRSALPWGKRVAFAVVGGGERTCVGARGHSCPVVAAVSGRSVGARCEECSRLDRAHSVAADTIADDPRPYSVYLAWFGPGMVKVGITAVERGSARLLEQGAVVFTWLGRGPLMSARRSEELLRTALGVPDRIAYDAKRGVRSALPEAGAREAEVRELHARAVGLDGWPEALERMPFEAVDHAEVFGLDGLPAAVAVVGELVPGGAVSGELVAAAGPDLHLRTGRGVVVLDTRLMTGWELTAAAGSGGEERGDRGERGGLGEITVPVREFGGVQDGLF, from the coding sequence ATGGCACACGTATGGAAGTGCAGGGGGCTTCGGTGGGACGGGCGGGAGCCCGTGCTGACGTGGGACGGGGGGCGTCGCAGTGCGTTGCCGTGGGGGAAGAGAGTCGCGTTCGCCGTCGTGGGCGGGGGCGAGCGGACGTGTGTCGGGGCACGTGGGCACAGCTGCCCTGTCGTGGCTGCCGTCTCCGGGCGCAGTGTCGGGGCCCGGTGCGAGGAGTGTTCCCGGCTGGACCGGGCGCATTCCGTTGCCGCCGACACCATCGCCGACGATCCAAGGCCCTACTCCGTCTATCTGGCCTGGTTCGGACCCGGGATGGTCAAGGTCGGGATCACCGCCGTCGAGCGGGGGTCGGCACGGCTGCTGGAGCAGGGAGCCGTCGTCTTCACCTGGCTGGGGCGGGGGCCGCTGATGTCCGCCCGGCGCAGCGAGGAGTTGCTGCGTACGGCGTTGGGAGTGCCGGACCGGATCGCGTACGACGCCAAGCGGGGCGTACGGAGTGCGCTGCCGGAGGCGGGGGCACGGGAGGCGGAGGTCCGGGAGCTGCACGCGCGGGCCGTGGGGCTCGACGGGTGGCCGGAGGCCTTGGAGCGGATGCCGTTCGAGGCTGTCGATCACGCGGAAGTGTTCGGGCTCGACGGGCTGCCGGCGGCCGTCGCCGTGGTCGGCGAGCTTGTCCCGGGCGGTGCCGTGAGCGGGGAGCTGGTCGCCGCCGCCGGGCCCGACCTGCACCTTCGGACCGGGCGGGGGGTCGTCGTGCTCGATACCCGGCTCATGACCGGGTGGGAACTGACCGCAGCGGCCGGGTCCGGCGGCGAAGAGCGGGGTGATCGGGGTGAGCGCGGTGGACTGGGGGAAATCACCGTGCCTGTGCGGGAGTTCGGCGGAGTTCAGGACGGACTCTTCTGA
- a CDS encoding response regulator transcription factor — protein sequence MTTTSPQGRTELLRPDGSPVRVLVVDDELSITELLSMALRYEGWQIRSAGDGTGAVQTAREFRPDAVVLDMMLPDMDGLTVLGRLRRDLPDVPILFLTAKDAVEDRIAGLTAGGDDYVTKPFSLEEVVARLRGLIRRSGAADRRSDSVLVVGDLTLDEDSHEVARAGDGIHLTATEFELLRFLMRNPRRVLSKAQILDRVWSYDFGGQANVVELYISYLRRKIDAGREPMIHTRRGAGYLIKPATS from the coding sequence ATGACCACGACCTCGCCCCAGGGGCGCACCGAACTGCTGAGGCCGGACGGGAGCCCCGTCCGCGTGCTTGTGGTGGACGACGAGCTCTCGATCACCGAGCTGCTGTCCATGGCCCTTCGCTACGAAGGGTGGCAGATCCGCAGCGCGGGCGACGGGACCGGTGCGGTGCAGACCGCGCGCGAGTTCCGGCCCGACGCCGTCGTCCTCGACATGATGCTGCCCGACATGGACGGGCTGACCGTCCTCGGCCGTCTGCGCCGCGACCTGCCCGACGTGCCCATACTCTTCCTGACCGCGAAGGACGCGGTCGAGGACCGGATCGCCGGGCTCACCGCCGGCGGCGACGACTACGTCACCAAGCCCTTCAGCCTCGAAGAGGTCGTGGCGCGGCTGCGCGGCCTGATCCGCCGTTCCGGTGCCGCCGACCGGCGCTCCGACTCCGTCCTCGTCGTCGGTGACCTCACCCTGGACGAGGACAGTCACGAGGTGGCGCGCGCCGGGGACGGCATCCACCTCACCGCGACCGAGTTCGAGCTGCTGCGGTTCCTGATGCGCAATCCGCGCCGGGTGCTCAGCAAGGCGCAGATCCTCGACCGCGTGTGGTCGTACGACTTCGGCGGGCAGGCCAACGTCGTCGAGCTCTACATCTCGTACCTGCGCCGCAAGATCGACGCCGGTCGTGAGCCGATGATCCACACGCGGCGCGGCGCCGGGTATCTGATCAAGCCCGCGACGTCGTGA
- a CDS encoding amidohydrolase family protein has product MADRASGREGEVEADDVRRFWEGLGLPGLVDVHTHFMPESVLRKVWAYFDGIGPLTGGVEWPNTYRAEESERIGLLREFGVRAFTAMLYPHKPGMAEWLNQWAVDFARRTPDCLHTATLFPEPGVAAYVRKAVEEGARVFKAHVQVGAYDPADELLAPVWGLLAEAGVPVVIHCGSGPSPGKHTGPEPVGRVLARHPRLRLVIAHMGMPEYEDFLGLAERYGEVRLDTTMAFTDFSEGLAPFPRRALPRLSGVGDRVLLGTDFPNIPYPYVHQLRALERLGLGDEWLRAVCHDNGARLFGL; this is encoded by the coding sequence ATGGCTGACCGGGCGTCGGGGCGGGAGGGCGAAGTCGAGGCCGACGACGTACGGCGGTTCTGGGAGGGGCTCGGCCTTCCCGGGCTCGTCGACGTCCACACCCACTTCATGCCCGAGTCGGTCCTGAGGAAGGTCTGGGCGTACTTCGACGGGATCGGGCCCCTCACCGGCGGTGTCGAGTGGCCCAACACCTACCGGGCCGAGGAGAGCGAACGGATCGGCCTGCTGCGGGAGTTCGGCGTGCGGGCCTTCACCGCCATGCTCTACCCGCACAAGCCGGGCATGGCCGAGTGGCTGAACCAATGGGCCGTCGACTTCGCCCGGCGGACCCCTGACTGCCTTCACACGGCGACGCTGTTCCCCGAGCCCGGTGTGGCGGCGTACGTGCGAAAGGCGGTGGAGGAGGGGGCCCGGGTCTTCAAGGCGCACGTCCAGGTGGGGGCGTACGACCCGGCCGACGAACTGCTCGCTCCGGTCTGGGGGTTGCTCGCCGAGGCGGGGGTCCCCGTGGTGATCCACTGCGGTTCGGGGCCCTCGCCCGGCAAGCACACCGGGCCGGAGCCGGTCGGGCGGGTGCTCGCGCGGCATCCGCGGCTGCGGCTGGTGATCGCGCACATGGGCATGCCGGAGTACGAGGACTTCCTCGGACTGGCCGAGCGGTACGGCGAGGTGCGGCTGGACACGACGATGGCGTTCACCGACTTCAGCGAGGGGCTCGCGCCGTTTCCCCGGCGGGCGCTCCCCCGCCTCTCCGGCGTCGGCGACCGGGTCCTGCTCGGCACCGACTTCCCCAACATCCCCTATCCGTACGTCCATCAGCTGCGGGCGCTGGAGCGGCTCGGGCTGGGGGACGAGTGGCTGCGGGCGGTCTGTCACGACAACGGGGCGCGGTTGTTCGGGCTGTGA